The sequence below is a genomic window from Acidobacteriota bacterium.
CGCGGCGGCGCAGGGTGTTGATGTAGTCCACCAGCACGATGGCGTTGTTGACCACGATGCCGGCGAGCATGATCATCCCCAGGAAGACCACGATGGACAGGCTGATGCCCAGCCACAGGAGGGTCGCCATGGTGCCGAAGAAGGCCAGGGGAATGGTGAGCATGATCACCAGGGGCTGGAGCAGCGACTCGAATTGGGCCGCCATGATCACGTAGACCAGGAAGACTGACAGCGCCAGGGCGAGCCACAGGCTGCGCTGGCTGCGCTGCCATTCTTGATTCTGGCCGGTGATGTAGAAGGTCATATCCGCCGGCCAGTCGATGTCGCTGCGCAGTGCCGCGGTGATGGCTTCGGCGGCGGAGCCCAGGGAGACGCCGTCGAGGTTGGCGCTGATCAGGGCGATGCGCTGGCCGTCCACCCGCCGCACCTCGCTGGGACCCTCGCCGAGCTCCACCTGGGCCACCGCCGAGAGCGGGATGGGGCGCTCGCCGCCGGGGTTGACCACCAGGTCCTTGACGTCTTCCACCGTCTCCCGGTCGGTCTCGTCGAGACGCACCAGGATGGGGATGCGCCGGTCCCGCAGGTTGTAACGAGTGGCCTCGAAGCCCTGAACCTGGTTGCGCACCCGCTGGGCCACCTGCTGGATGTTGAGGTCGTAGCGCGCCAGCCGGTCCCGGTCGTAGACGATCTGCACCTCCGGCGCGCCGGTCTTGAGGCTCGACTCCACATCCGCCAGCGCCGGCAGCTGGTCCAGCCGGTCGCGGGTGCGGTCACCATAGGTCTTGAGCTGGGCCAGGTCCTCGCCGTGGACCTCCACCTCCACCGGCGTGCGGAAGCTGAAGAGCACCGGCCGGGTGACCCGGGCGTCGAGATCCGGGATCTGCGCCAGGCGCCGGCGCAGGCGGTCGATGACCACTTCTTCCCGTGCCTTGAGGTCGTAGTCCTCCGGAGCCCGGCCCATCAGCGGCGATACCAGGCGCTCCACCAGACCGGGGTCCGGCCGCTCCACCAGCAGCTTGAAGCGCGCCGAGTGCTCTCCCTCGTCGGAGCGTTGGGAGGTGGTGGGGTCGAAGCCGTAGGTCACCAGCACCGAGTCCAGGTAGGGATGATTCGCCAGCAGCTCTTCTTCCACCGCCGCCAGCACTTCCTCGGTGGTTTCCAGGGGAGTGCCCACGGGCAGGGCGACCTCGAAGGTCAGCTCTCCCTGATGCACCTCCGGCAGCAGCTCGGTGCCCAGCTCCGTCGCTGCCCAAACGGTGAAGGCGATGGTGGCCAGTGCCGCCAGCACCACCGCGCCGGCGTTGCGCAACGCCACCTGGAGCACTTTCGGATAGGTCTCCCGCAGCCAGCCCAGGACCCGCTGGGTGAGCAGCAGCGGCAGCGCCAGCACCGCCGCCAGAACCGGCAGCAGGGCCTTGCGGGCGACGACCTTGCCCAGGCGCACCGCACCCGACGTCAGTGCCAGGGCGAGCTTGCCCAGGAGCTCCAACACCAGACCCAGCATCAGCCGCAGGAGCAGGTAGGGCAGTACGATCCAGCGCCAGAAACCGAGGTTGCGGAAGTCCTCCCGGAAAGTCTCCCAGGCGCCCCACCGGCGCCACTGGCTTTGGGGAGTTTCGGCGTCCAGGTCGAGACCCCGACGGCTGGCGAGCATGGGGATGAAGTACACCGCCACCGCCAGCGACGCCAGCAGTGAGATGACCACCGCCAGCCCCAGATCGCCGAAGGCCTGGCCGGCGATGCCCTCGACGAAGACCATGGGGAAGAAGACGGCGATGGAGGTGAGGGTGGAGGCGGCGACGGCGCCGCGGACCTCGGAGGTGCCGCGCACCGCGGCGGTGACCAGGTCGTCCCCCTCTTCGCGGCAGCGGTAGATGGACTCCAGCACCACGATGGACGAATCCACCAACATGCCGATGCCCAGGGCCAGGCCGCCCAGGGACATGATGTTGAGGCTCACCCCCAGCAGATTGAGGGGGGCGAAGGTGATGAGCAGCGAGATGGGGATGCTCACCGCCACGATGGCGGTGGACAGGCCGCTGCGCAGGAAGAGGAAGAGCACGAGCACCGCCAGCAGGCCGCCCAAGACGGCGGTGGAGATGACCTCGTCGATGCTGCTCTTGATGAAGGTGGAGCGGTCCGCCACCACCTGCAGGATGGCGCCCTCGGAGCGGTAGAGCTCGGTAGCCAGGCCCAGGGGCTGGGCGAAGGGATTGTCCTGCCCCGGGGGGCCGCCGGCGGCGAAGGGCGACTTCTGCTCTTCCTCCGGCTCCTCTCCCGCGGCCCGTGCTTCTTCCGCCTCCAGGTCGAGGGTGCCCACGGCGTCCCGCACCCGGGCGGCGAGATCGACGATATTGGCCTCCGCCTCCTTCAAGATCTCCACCTGCACGCTCTCGCCGCCGTCGGTGCGGGTGATGATCTGGCGCTCCTTGTGGGAGAAGGAGACTTCGGCGACGTCTTTGACCCGCACTTCCCGGCCATCGAGGCGAGCGATGACCGTATTCTCGATCTGACTCAGGCTCTGGTACTCGTTGAGGGTGCGCACCATGTACTCGGTGCGCCCTTCCTGGATGGTGCCGCCGGCGACGTTGATGTTCTCCTGGCGCAGGCGATCGATGACGGTGTCGATGGCGAGGCCGGTGCGGCGGAGCTTTTGGTCGTCCACCAACACGTGGATCTCTTCCTCCAGACCGCCCCGCACCCGCACCGCGGCGACGCCCTTGATGGGCTCCAGCTGCCGCTTGACCTGCAGCTCCGCCAGTCGCCGCAGCCGCCGCAAGCCCTCCTCTCCGTCGAAGCGCTCGCCGCGGCCGGAGAGGGAGAGCTCCATCACCGGATCCAAGGACGGGTCGTATTGCAGGATCAGCGGCCGGTCCGCTTCTTCCGGCAGAAAGATCAGGTCCAAGCGCTCGAGCACGTCCTGGGTGGCCTCGGACATCTCCGTATCCCAGGTGAACTCCAGCACCACGTCGGAGACTCCGGCGCGGCTGACGCTGCTGATGCGCTGCAGGCCGCCCACCACTCCCAGCACCTCTTCCACCGGCCGGCTGATGTCGTTCTCCACTTCCTCCGGCGCGGCGCCGGGATACTCGGTCCGCACCGTCAGGGTGGGATAGCTGAGCTCCGGCATCAGCGCCACCGGTAGTCGGCCATAGGAGAAGAAGCCGAAGACCCCGGCGGCGAGGAAGATCACCAGCACCGCCACCGGGCGGCGGGTGCTGAAGCTCGAGCGTCCGGAATGCTCCGCCGGGGGAGCGGTGGCGGCCTCGGAGGAGCCGGTCTCAGGAGGGTTGCTTTCAGAGGAGCTCACTCGGCCTCCCGGGCGCTGGCGTCGGCGTCAGCATCGTTCCGACTCGGCAGCCCGTTGGCGGCGGCCCGGGCGGCCTCGCCCACCGACTGCAGGATGCGCACTTCGGCGCCGTCCTTGAGCCCCGCCTGCCCCGCCACCACCAGCCGGTCCCCGGCGCTCAGCCGGTCTCCCCGGGGCTCCATGAAGATCTTGTCCTCCAGCTCCGGTTCCACCCGCACCCGCTCGACGGTCTGCTCCTCCGCGGCGTCGCCGGAAGAAACATCAGCCAGGCGGTAGACGAAGATCTGATCCTGGTCATAGACCAACGCCCGCTTGGGGATCAGCAGCGCGTTCTCGTGCACCGCCGTCACCAGGGCCACGTCCACGTAGAGTCCCGGGCGCAGCGCCCGCGGGTTGTCCAGCGCCACCGTCACCTTCACCGTACCGCTTTTCGGATCCACCACCGGTGCGATGCGCTCGATAGAGCCGGAGTGGATCTGATCGGAGACAGCCGGCGTGGTCAGCCGCGCCTCCTGGCCGGTGGCCAGGCTGGAGAGCTCCTTCTCCGGCACGAAGACCCGGGCGACGATGGAGTCGAAATCCACCAGCTCGAAGAGAGGCTGGTTGATGGTGACGAAATCCCCCAGGTTGATCATGCGGGCGGTGACGGTGCCGTCGATGGGGGCAGTGACCTCGGTGTAGGAGAGCTCCCGCTGGGCCTCCTCCAGCCGCAGCTGGAGCTGCTCGATCTGGTAGGTGGCGTCGCTATAATCCTCTTCGCTGAGGAAGCCCTGCTCATAGAGGCGCTTCTGGCGGTCATAATCCCGCCCCACCTTGTCCAGCTCGCTCTGCACCTTGGCCAGGGTGGTGCGCTGCTCGTCGTCTTGGAGCCGTACCAGCACCTGGCCGCGCCGCACCCGGTCTCCTTCTTCCACCAGCAGCTGGCGGACCTTGCGATTGGCTTCCGCCAACACCTGGACGGAGCTCTCCGCTTCCAGATTGGTGGAATAGCGCAACACCGCCTCGATGGACCCGGTCTCCAGGGTCGTCAGCTCCACCGGCACCGAGGTGTCTTCTTTCTCCTCCTCGGTGGAGCCGTCTTCGCCCTGGTCGCCGGATTCCTCGGAGCTGGCCTCACCGGCCTCCGTCGAGCTGTGAGAGCAACCGGTCGTGGCCAGTGGCAGTGCCAGGGCCAGGAGCAGCAGCAACAGGAAGATGGGGGAGGGGAAACGCTTCATTTCGGGCTCCTTCGAGGGAGCGTGGTGCCGGTTCCGGCCGGCGGCGGATGCCGCTACGGTCCGAAACGGGATTCAGGCCCCCGAACTTTCAGGTCTGGAAGCCTCGACGGCTCCTTCAAAACAAGGAACGTCGCGACTCGTAGACATATTACGTGATGCTCAATGGGGGTGTTTCGGTGCCGGCCGCCTTGGAGAGCCTGGATTTTTCCCGGCGCGGGCCTTTCTGTAGGATGAGGCCCATGTAGCATGGACCGTCGACTCTACGGAACCTACTCGTCAGAACTGGGGAGGACCCTACGCATGGAACGCCACGCACCGAAGCCTTCGAACCCGACCGCAATTCGGATGTCTGGCTCAGCCCGCGCATCCGGCCTCGTCTGGGCTCTCCTAGTGTTCATGAGTATGTGGGTGGCAAGTCCCGCCAGCGCCCAGCTGTCGACCCTGTGGGGACAGATCACCGACCCCGAGGGCACACCGGTGCCGGGGGTGGAGATCGAAATCGCGACCCTCAAGGGGCCGCCGCTGGTGCACAAAGGCCGTACCAACGAGCTGGGGGAGTTTCGCATTCCCCTGCCGGTGCAGACCTACGACTTCCGTTACAAATTGGTCAAAGAGGGGTACGCCACCCAGGAAGGGGCCATCGAGTCCGGCCGCCTGCGCACCGGTGAGAGCTCCGTGCGCCAGAACTTCGAGATTCGCCCCGACGACGGCTCCGGCGACGAGCTGGTGCAGCTCTCCTCCGACGCCGGTGATCGGGAGCTGCGGGGCTCGGCCCGAGTTGCCTACAACGAGGCGGCGGAAGCCTTCAACGTCGGCGACCTGGAAGCCGCGGAGAAGGGCTTCCAGAAGGCTTTGAAGGAAGATCCGGATCTGTCGGCGGCGCACGTGGCGCTGGCGGAGATCTACCTCCAGCAGCGGCAGGGGGAGCAGGCGGTGGCGGCCGCGAAGCAGGCGCTGGAGGCCAACGCCGACGACCGCAACGCGCTGCAGATTCAATACGACGCCTATCGCCTGCTGGAGCAGCAGACGGAGGCCGAGCAGGCTTTGGAACGCCTGGTGCAGCTGGGGGACAGCCCGCAGGTGGCCATCCGGGTGTTCAACCTCGGGGTGGAGGCGATGCGCGCCGGCGAGGTGGATCAGGCCATCGAGCGCTTCGAGCAGGCGGCGCGGCTGGATGCCGAGCTGCTCAAGGCGCGGGAGGCGCTGACCACCCTCTACATGCGCCAGGATCGCCTCCAGGATGCCCTCGGCCAGGCGGAGATCATCCTCGCTGAAGATCCCCTCAACCCGGTGGGTCAGCGGGTCTTCGACGAAGCCGAACGGCGGGAGCAGGAAGCCGAGGCCGCCGCCGAGGTTCCCGAGACTCCGGAGTCCGAGGCCCAGGATCCGATGGCGGCGAAGGTCGAGGAGGCGGAGAATCTCCTCGCCGACGGCGAGCCCGAGGAGGCCAAGGCGCTGCTCGAAGAAATCCTCGACGAGGAGCCCAGGAACGCCCTCGCCCACTACCACCTGGCGCGCTACTACATCGGCGCCGGGGACAACGCCCAGGCGAAGAAACACCTGGAGCGTTTCCTCAAGCTCGGCCCCCGGCTGCGGGAGGCGGAGCGCGCCCGCCAGCTGCTGGCCGTCCTTTGACTTCCGATTTCTTTTGATCTCGTCGGCCGCCGGCGATGTCTTTTCCCGAGAGGGGTTTTGCAATGAATTGGCGTCTTCTCTTCCGCGGTCTCGCCGTCCTCCTGGTGCTCTTGGTTCTGGTCGCCGCCGGTGCCTGGTATTGGTTCACCCACTCCGGCGAGCCGCGGCGTAGTGGCGAGGCGGCGCTGGCCGGCCTCGACGCTCCGGTGACCGTGCGCTGGGACCGCTGGGGCATGCCCCACGTCACCGCCGATTCCGCCACCGACGCCGTGATGGCTCTCGGCTACCTTCATGCCAACGATCGCATGGCCCAGTTGGAGCTCGGCCGCCGTGCCGCCTCCGGACGCATTTCCCAGATCCTCGGCGAGGGCGCCCTCGACTTCGACCGCCGCATGCGCTTGCTCCAGCTACGGCGCACCGCCGAGCGCTTGTGGGAGCACGCCGGCCCCGAATCCCGGGCGCTGCTGGAAGCCTACGCCGCCGGGGTCAACGCCTGGCTCGAGGAGCGCGGCGGCGACCTGCCCCCGACCCTGCGCCTGCTGCGCATCACCCCCGAGCCGTGGACGCCGGTGGACAGCTTCTGCTTCGCCCTGATGATGGCGGAGGATCTTTCCTTCTGGAACGACCGCCCGGAAGAAGAGCGCTTCATCTGGCTTCAGCGCTTCGGCCTCGAGCGCACTCTCGAGCTGGTGGGGGACGACGTCCAGCCTCCGGCGGAATCCATCCTCGCCCTCGCCGCCAGCGACTCTCCGTCGGAGGTTCGGCCGTCGGAGGTTCGGCCGGCAGAGGCCCGGCCTTCGGAGAGCGCTCCGGCGGAAGGCGAGACTTTGGAGGAGAACGGCTCCGAGGAGGCAGCCGCGGAGGAGATCGCTGCCTTGCGCCGCGGTGGCGGTGGAGTGGGAGCCTTGGCCCCGGGTAGCAACAATTGGGCCGTGGGCGTCTCCCGCACCGCCACCGGCGCGCCGCTGGTGGCCAACGATCCCCACCTCGGCCTGGCACTCCCTGGAACCTGGTACCAGGTGGCTCTCCACGCGCCGGACTACCGGGTCTCGGGCTTCTCCCTGCCGGGGCTACCGGTGGTGGTCATCGGCCGCACCGAGCAGCTGGCCTGGGCGGTGACCAACGTCATGCTCGACGATCACGACATCTTCATCGAGGAGCTGAGCGAGGACGGCACCCAGGTGCGCCGCAGCGACGGCTGGCTGGACATCGACCTCCAGACCGAGCAGATCCCCCTCCCCGACGGCAGCACCGTCGAGCTGGAAATCCGCACCACCGACCTCGGGCCGCTGCTCAAGGCTCTGCCCCAATACGACATTCCGGCCCGCAGCCTGGCCTGGACCGCCCACCTGCCCCAGGATCCGCTGGCGGCCCTGCTGGCCCTGGCCCGGGCCAAGACCGTCGACGAAGTGCCGGCGGCCATCGCCTCCTACGTGGCGCCGGCCCAGAACCTCGTGGTGGCGGATCGCCAGGGCGGCCTGCTTTACACCGTCCTCGGCCAGGTGCCCCAGCGGCGCAGCGGCGACGGCCGCATGGCAGCGCCGGCGTGGGATCCGGCCTACGGTTGGGACGGCCTGCGGCCGGCGGAGGAAGACCCCCGGGTGCTACGCCCGGAGGACGACCTGCTGGTCACCGCCAACACGGACGTGCGCCCGCAGGGCTACGAACGGCTCTTTTCCGCCGACTTCGACACTCCCCACCGCCGGGACCGCATCCGCGAGCTCCTCGGCGACCGCCGGGATTGGCAGCCGGCGAGCTTCGCCGATCTGCAGGAGGACGTGCTCTCCCGCTACGCCTTGGAGGTGGTGGCGAAGCTCGACGGCGGCTACGAGGGCGACGCTCAGCGCGCTTACGAGACGCTGCAGGCCTGGGACGGCTCCATGGAGCTCACCGGCCCGTCGGCCCTCTTCGCCCTCTTCGAGCACGAGCTCGCCCTGGCTGTCTGGGACGACGAGGAAGACCACCTCCGATCCCCCGATCTCTACTCCCGTGACCGCATGGGGCGGCTGCTGGCCGGCGAGCTGGACTCCGCCTGGTTCGACGACGTCACCACCGAGGAGGTGGAGACTCGCCGGCAGATCATCTCCTCGGCCCTCGCTTCCGCCTGGAGCGCCGGCCAGGAGCGTTGGGGGCAGGCCGTCGCCGACTGGCGCTACGGCGATCTCCATCAGCTCCTCCTCGCCCATCCCGCGGGGTCGGCGCCGGTGGTGGGTAGCCTATTCAACCGCGGCCCCTTCCCCCTCCCCGGCTCCGCCACCACCGTGGCGGCCTTCGGCGGCGGCTGGCGGGGCGGCGTCGCCCCCGTGACCTACGGCCCGTCCATGCGCTGGGTGGCGGATCTAGAGGATCCCAACCGCGACCTGGCGGTCCTCCCCGGCGGCCAGTCCGGCCACCCCTGGAACGACCACTACGACGACCAGCTGGACCTCTACCTCGCCGGCGAGACGCGGACGGTGCCGTGGACCGACGAAGCGGTGGAGGCGGCGACGGTCTCGCGGTTGGAGCTGGTTCCGGCGGATTGAGGCGCGCAGCTGTTAAGCTCCCGCCCAACAGCGACGGTCCATAGACCGGCGCCAACCACGACCTGAATTCTTACGACCGCATATAAAGAGCCTGGCGAGCCGTCGCCAGGCCTTCGAGAGGATCGAGCCATGAGCGATCTCGTCACACGCATCAACCAGACCTTGGACCAAGAAGCGCCGGCCCTGGCGCGCACCCTGTCGCCCCTGGGGCGCCGGGTGGTCATGCCCGCCGGCATCCCCGTGCAGGCCCGGGAGGCCCGCGCCGCTGCCTACAACGGCACCATCGGCCAGCTCACCGACGGCCACGGCGGGGCCCTGACCCTGCCGACCATGGATCGGGTGCTGCGCAGCCTGGGGGACGAGGACCGCAACCGCGCCTTCCTCTACTCGCCGGTGGCGGGAATCACCGAGCTGCGGGAGCGCTGGCGCCGCTGGCAGCGCCGCACTTTGGAGGCGGGCGCCGAGGCTTCCCATCCCTCCAGCCTGCCGCTGGTCACCTGCGGCCTGAGCCACAGCCTGTCCATCCTCGCCGACCTCTTCGGCGGCGAGGGCCGCACCGTCATCGCCCCGGCGCCGTACTGGGGCAACTACAACCACGTCTTCACCACTCGCACCGGCGCCCGCATTCTCTCCGCGCCGGCCTTCGTCGACGGCCGCTACCACTCGGCCTTCGCCGAAGCGGCGGTGGCGGCGGATCCGGAGTTGGGGGAGGACGAGCCGGTGTTGGTGATCCTCAACCTTCCCTCCAACCCCGGCGGCTACTCCGCCACGGTGGACGAGCGCGCCGAGATCCGCGCCTCCCTGGTGCGCCTGGCCCAGCAGCGCCCGGTGATGGTGATCTGCGACGACGCCTACGCCGGCCTGGTCTACGAGGCGGACATCCCCCGGGAGTCGATGTTCTGGGACCTCGTCGGCCAGCACCCCCAGCTGACCCCGGTCAAGGTGGACGGCTCGACCAAAGAATTCACCTTCTTCGGCGGCCGGGTCGGCTTCCTCACCTTCCCCTACGAGCCCGAATCCCCGGCGGCGAAGGCGCTGGAGAGCAAGGTCATGGGCATGGTGCGCTCCACCGTCGGCTCCCCGGTAGCCTCCAGCCAGGCCATCCTGCTCCAAGCGCTGCGGGAAGAGTCCATCGAGGAAGAGATCGAAGCCGTCCGCCAGCTCCTCGAGCGCCGCTACCAGGTCCTCCGGGAGGCCCTCGACCAGACCCACGGCGACCTCCTCCTGCCCCAACCCTTCAACTCCGGAAGCTTCGCCCTCCTCCAGCTGGCCCCCACCCTCGGCCTCGACGCCGAGCGCGTGCGCAAACACCTGCTGGACGAAGAGAGCACCGGCCTCATCTCCATCGGCCGCGACTACCTCCGCATCGCCCACTGCTCCGTCGACGTCACCGAGCTCCCCGAGCTCGTCCGTCGCCTGGAGCGCGGAGTGAGCCACCTCGCCGGGCGGGGGGTGGGGGCGTAGCCGGTGCGTCTCCTCTGGATTGGGACGAGTCGGGTCAGGAGCTAGTTCGATGGGAAACGTCTATCGGTGCGCCAACTGCGGCAGCGAATACAACATCATGCATCCCATCTGCCCGACCTGTCAGGCGGAGGGCATGTCTCAGTTGGTGCAGAAGCCGGCGAAGGGATCGAAGTCCCGCAAGAAAGGGAAGAGCAGCGGGAAGGCGGGAGGCAAGAAGTCCGGTGGCGGCTGGGTGATCGCGCTGCTGGTCGTGGGAGTGGTGGTCTTCCTGAGCAACGGAGAGAAGAAGACTCCTCAGGGAACTTCTTCCGGAGTCTCTTCTCCGGGCGCTGCCTCTCAGAGCGCTACCTCCCCGGGTGCCACCTCGGCAGGAAGTGCCCCTTCGGGAAATGCTTCTCCCAACCCCTCGGCAGCCTCACCTCCCAAGTCTTATGGACAGCCGGCCCCGCCGTACCGTTCTCAAGGCACTCCCATGCCCCAGGCCAACACCGCGGAGACCCGCAAGCGCCTTCGGGTGACCAACAATTGCTCGCTCGAAGCGTGGGTCACCATTTCCGCATGGCGCAAGAACGATTGGCCGGAGGAGCTGAAGGAAGATCGGGAGCTCAAGCCCGGTCAGAGTCTGGAGGCCTCTCAGCCCGCCGATGCCGAGGGCTTTTTCTGGTCAGGTCGATCCAGCCATTACCGCCGGTTGGGTGCTGCCACGCTGCAATTCTTGGAGTTCCGAGCAGATGGGGTCGGCGAATGGACCGGTGGAGATCTGGACGGTCATGTTTCGAAGGAGGGAGACATCTCTCTGACCTGCCCCGGTGCGATGGACTCGGACGTTCCGTTCCGCTATCCAATCCTATGAACGGCAGCGTAGGAGGCTAATGGAGCGATGGGCTTGGACATCGTAGAGCTGCTGCTGAACGTCGAGGAAACCTTCGACCTCCACCTCCCCAACGAAGACGCCCAGCACCTCGACACCCCCCGCAAGCTCATCGACTACCTGGAAGCCCGGCTCCTCACTCAAGACACCGGCCCCTGCCTCTCCCAACGCGCCTTCTACCGCCTCCGCCGCGGCATCGAGCAGGTCCAGAACATCCCCACCCGCTCCGTCACCCCCTCCACGACCCTAGAATCCCTCTTCCCCGTCCGCGAACGCCGGCAAGCCTGGAAGGCTCTTCAGAAAGCCCTCGGCCTCCCTCTCCCCTCGCTCCACCGCTCGACCAGAGTCGTCGTCGAAGGCTGGGTCCTGGCCATCGCTGCGGGGGTTCTTGTCTACATCCTGATCGATGATTGGGGCATCCGGGCCACCGGCATCATGATCGGTCTCTATCTCGCGGCGACTGAAGAGCAGAGGGTCCACTTCGAAATGGAGACCCTCGGCCAGCTCGCCCAACGCCTCGTCACGCGCTCCTCCCGAGAGCTCCTGGATTCCTCCGAGCGCTGGAGCCGGTCGCAGATCCGGGCGGTGGTGGTTTCGTTGGTGCGGGAGACGACGGGGGCGGAGGATCTTGATATCGACGATCACTTCGTGCGGGATTTGGGGATGGACTAGCCTGGTGCATCCAAAATCGACTGGAGCCGCCATGCAACAAAACCCTCGCAACCCCTTTCTCCGCCAACGTCCCGTCCTCTGGCTAGCCACCGCCCTGCTGGTCGCGGTAGGGATCATCTGGATCCTGATCGCCCCCGCTCGCCAACAACAAAAAGCCTGGGCCGAGCGCTTCGAACCCTTGCGATTGGGGATGTCCAAGGCCGAAGTCATCGACCTCCTAGACCCTCCCGATCAAGTCTGCGTCGGCGGCGAGTCGGTGAAGCTGCTCCGCGGGCAGATCGAGGGAGAGTTCTTTGCGGTGGCGGAAGGAGACAAGGAGCGGGCTCTGCGGGAGAGCACCCGCGAGGTGCTGGTCTACTTTTACCCGGAGAGTCGAGCGGATCAGCGAGAAGCGCCTTGCGGACCGAATTACCTGGATGGTGCGGTGGGGTTTGGTGGGGAAGGGCGGGTGCTTTGGTTTACGGCGTTGCGGGGGGAGGATGTTGTGGTGGCTAGGTCTGCCTGACGAGTCCTAAGCGATAATTACCAATTTCTCTAGCGTCAGTAATCGATGTAGACAGCTGAAGCCGATGCTGTTTGCTGCTGCGCCTCCACTTCGGCGCTTGATTTATGGTAGCCTATAAGAAATCCTTGGTTTGTATTTGTGTGATTACTAGGTGGGGTATCTCGTTGTAATAGGTGGCGTTGCTCGGCCGTTGTATTTTCTGATTGATTGCTGAAGACGGTGAGGTGACCTTGAGTGTTTCTTTGTATGTTCTGC
It includes:
- a CDS encoding efflux RND transporter periplasmic adaptor subunit; translation: MKRFPSPIFLLLLLLALALPLATTGCSHSSTEAGEASSEESGDQGEDGSTEEEKEDTSVPVELTTLETGSIEAVLRYSTNLEAESSVQVLAEANRKVRQLLVEEGDRVRRGQVLVRLQDDEQRTTLAKVQSELDKVGRDYDRQKRLYEQGFLSEEDYSDATYQIEQLQLRLEEAQRELSYTEVTAPIDGTVTARMINLGDFVTINQPLFELVDFDSIVARVFVPEKELSSLATGQEARLTTPAVSDQIHSGSIERIAPVVDPKSGTVKVTVALDNPRALRPGLYVDVALVTAVHENALLIPKRALVYDQDQIFVYRLADVSSGDAAEEQTVERVRVEPELEDKIFMEPRGDRLSAGDRLVVAGQAGLKDGAEVRILQSVGEAARAAANGLPSRNDADADASAREAE
- a CDS encoding aminotransferase class I/II-fold pyridoxal phosphate-dependent enzyme — encoded protein: MSDLVTRINQTLDQEAPALARTLSPLGRRVVMPAGIPVQAREARAAAYNGTIGQLTDGHGGALTLPTMDRVLRSLGDEDRNRAFLYSPVAGITELRERWRRWQRRTLEAGAEASHPSSLPLVTCGLSHSLSILADLFGGEGRTVIAPAPYWGNYNHVFTTRTGARILSAPAFVDGRYHSAFAEAAVAADPELGEDEPVLVILNLPSNPGGYSATVDERAEIRASLVRLAQQRPVMVICDDAYAGLVYEADIPRESMFWDLVGQHPQLTPVKVDGSTKEFTFFGGRVGFLTFPYEPESPAAKALESKVMGMVRSTVGSPVASSQAILLQALREESIEEEIEAVRQLLERRYQVLREALDQTHGDLLLPQPFNSGSFALLQLAPTLGLDAERVRKHLLDEESTGLISIGRDYLRIAHCSVDVTELPELVRRLERGVSHLAGRGVGA
- a CDS encoding tetratricopeptide repeat protein; protein product: MASPASAQLSTLWGQITDPEGTPVPGVEIEIATLKGPPLVHKGRTNELGEFRIPLPVQTYDFRYKLVKEGYATQEGAIESGRLRTGESSVRQNFEIRPDDGSGDELVQLSSDAGDRELRGSARVAYNEAAEAFNVGDLEAAEKGFQKALKEDPDLSAAHVALAEIYLQQRQGEQAVAAAKQALEANADDRNALQIQYDAYRLLEQQTEAEQALERLVQLGDSPQVAIRVFNLGVEAMRAGEVDQAIERFEQAARLDAELLKAREALTTLYMRQDRLQDALGQAEIILAEDPLNPVGQRVFDEAERREQEAEAAAEVPETPESEAQDPMAAKVEEAENLLADGEPEEAKALLEEILDEEPRNALAHYHLARYYIGAGDNAQAKKHLERFLKLGPRLREAERARQLLAVL
- a CDS encoding efflux RND transporter permease subunit, coding for MSSSESNPPETGSSEAATAPPAEHSGRSSFSTRRPVAVLVIFLAAGVFGFFSYGRLPVALMPELSYPTLTVRTEYPGAAPEEVENDISRPVEEVLGVVGGLQRISSVSRAGVSDVVLEFTWDTEMSEATQDVLERLDLIFLPEEADRPLILQYDPSLDPVMELSLSGRGERFDGEEGLRRLRRLAELQVKRQLEPIKGVAAVRVRGGLEEEIHVLVDDQKLRRTGLAIDTVIDRLRQENINVAGGTIQEGRTEYMVRTLNEYQSLSQIENTVIARLDGREVRVKDVAEVSFSHKERQIITRTDGGESVQVEILKEAEANIVDLAARVRDAVGTLDLEAEEARAAGEEPEEEQKSPFAAGGPPGQDNPFAQPLGLATELYRSEGAILQVVADRSTFIKSSIDEVISTAVLGGLLAVLVLFLFLRSGLSTAIVAVSIPISLLITFAPLNLLGVSLNIMSLGGLALGIGMLVDSSIVVLESIYRCREEGDDLVTAAVRGTSEVRGAVAASTLTSIAVFFPMVFVEGIAGQAFGDLGLAVVISLLASLAVAVYFIPMLASRRGLDLDAETPQSQWRRWGAWETFREDFRNLGFWRWIVLPYLLLRLMLGLVLELLGKLALALTSGAVRLGKVVARKALLPVLAAVLALPLLLTQRVLGWLRETYPKVLQVALRNAGAVVLAALATIAFTVWAATELGTELLPEVHQGELTFEVALPVGTPLETTEEVLAAVEEELLANHPYLDSVLVTYGFDPTTSQRSDEGEHSARFKLLVERPDPGLVERLVSPLMGRAPEDYDLKAREEVVIDRLRRRLAQIPDLDARVTRPVLFSFRTPVEVEVHGEDLAQLKTYGDRTRDRLDQLPALADVESSLKTGAPEVQIVYDRDRLARYDLNIQQVAQRVRNQVQGFEATRYNLRDRRIPILVRLDETDRETVEDVKDLVVNPGGERPIPLSAVAQVELGEGPSEVRRVDGQRIALISANLDGVSLGSAAEAITAALRSDIDWPADMTFYITGQNQEWQRSQRSLWLALALSVFLVYVIMAAQFESLLQPLVIMLTIPLAFFGTMATLLWLGISLSIVVFLGMIMLAGIVVNNAIVLVDYINTLRRRGLAAQEAIVTACTVRLRPILMTTATTALGLAPMALGLGDGAEIRTPMAIAVISGLVASTVLTLQPIHQVIDHRDHQQG
- a CDS encoding penicillin acylase family protein produces the protein MNWRLLFRGLAVLLVLLVLVAAGAWYWFTHSGEPRRSGEAALAGLDAPVTVRWDRWGMPHVTADSATDAVMALGYLHANDRMAQLELGRRAASGRISQILGEGALDFDRRMRLLQLRRTAERLWEHAGPESRALLEAYAAGVNAWLEERGGDLPPTLRLLRITPEPWTPVDSFCFALMMAEDLSFWNDRPEEERFIWLQRFGLERTLELVGDDVQPPAESILALAASDSPSEVRPSEVRPAEARPSESAPAEGETLEENGSEEAAAEEIAALRRGGGGVGALAPGSNNWAVGVSRTATGAPLVANDPHLGLALPGTWYQVALHAPDYRVSGFSLPGLPVVVIGRTEQLAWAVTNVMLDDHDIFIEELSEDGTQVRRSDGWLDIDLQTEQIPLPDGSTVELEIRTTDLGPLLKALPQYDIPARSLAWTAHLPQDPLAALLALARAKTVDEVPAAIASYVAPAQNLVVADRQGGLLYTVLGQVPQRRSGDGRMAAPAWDPAYGWDGLRPAEEDPRVLRPEDDLLVTANTDVRPQGYERLFSADFDTPHRRDRIRELLGDRRDWQPASFADLQEDVLSRYALEVVAKLDGGYEGDAQRAYETLQAWDGSMELTGPSALFALFEHELALAVWDDEEDHLRSPDLYSRDRMGRLLAGELDSAWFDDVTTEEVETRRQIISSALASAWSAGQERWGQAVADWRYGDLHQLLLAHPAGSAPVVGSLFNRGPFPLPGSATTVAAFGGGWRGGVAPVTYGPSMRWVADLEDPNRDLAVLPGGQSGHPWNDHYDDQLDLYLAGETRTVPWTDEAVEAATVSRLELVPAD